One window of Phycodurus eques isolate BA_2022a chromosome 8, UOR_Pequ_1.1, whole genome shotgun sequence genomic DNA carries:
- the plaat1 gene encoding phospholipase A and acyltransferase 1, which translates to MKPVEACCGMDKQQQSASMAANDPAEPSVDPQPGDLIEIFRPAYQHWALYLGDGYIINLTPVDESQAAAMSSVKSVFSRKAVVRMQLLKDVVGSDSYRVNNKYDHNHTPLPICEIIQQAQVLIGQEVSYDLLGSNCEHFVTLLRYGEGVSEQATRAIGAISLVTAAASAFSVLGLINSRSRNRPF; encoded by the exons AACCTGTGGAAGCATGTTGTGGGATggataaacaacaacaaagcgcTAGT ATGGCCGCTAATGACCCTGCTGAGCCCTCTGTTGACCCCCAGCCTGGGGACCTCATTGAGATCTTCAGACCGGCCTATCAGCATTGGGCACTCTACCTGGGCGATGGTTATATCATCAACTTAACTCCTGTTG ATGAGAGCCAAGCTGCCGCCATGTCCAGCGTGAAGTCCGTCTTCAGCCGGAAGGCAGTGGTGCGCATGCAGCTGCTGAAGGATGTAGTGGGAAGCGACTCGTACCGTGTCAACAATAAGTacgaccacaaccacacaccCTTGCCCATCTGTGAGATCATCCAGCAAGCACAAGTCCTGATTGGCCAGGAGGTGTCCTATGACCTACTGGGGAGTAACTGCGAGCACTTTGTCACCTTGCTGCGCTACGGGGAGGGAGTATCTGAACAG GCTACAAGGGCCATTGGGGCCATCAGTTTGGTCACGGCAGCAGCAAGCGCCTTCTCTGTCCTGGGACTAATTAACTCTCGATCCAGAAACAGGCCCTTCTGA